A part of Saliniradius amylolyticus genomic DNA contains:
- the tsf gene encoding translation elongation factor Ts has product MAVTAALVKELRERTGAGMLDCKKALVETNGDIDQAIENMRKSGQAKAAKKSGRITAEGVILTKVEGGQAVMVELNCETDFVARDDSFLKFGDQIVELVMSQKPADVEALNALELNGSTVEKTREELIAKIGENISVRRFTIVEGDNLGAYTHGSRIGVLTVLKGGDDELAKDVAMHVAASQPQFVKPEQVPAEVVEKEKAIQIDIAMQSGKPAEIAEKMVAGRMKKFTGEISLTGQPFVKDPSMSVGELLKSKDADVENFIRYEVGEGMEKKDEDFAAEVQAQMEAAKK; this is encoded by the coding sequence ATGGCAGTGACTGCAGCCCTAGTTAAAGAACTGCGTGAGCGCACTGGCGCTGGCATGCTGGATTGTAAAAAAGCCTTGGTAGAAACCAATGGTGACATCGATCAGGCCATTGAGAACATGCGTAAGTCTGGCCAAGCCAAAGCCGCTAAAAAGTCTGGTCGTATCACCGCCGAAGGCGTGATTCTGACCAAGGTTGAAGGTGGTCAGGCGGTAATGGTTGAGCTGAACTGTGAAACTGACTTCGTGGCACGTGATGACAGTTTCCTGAAGTTTGGTGATCAAATTGTAGAACTGGTGATGAGCCAGAAGCCTGCCGATGTTGAGGCTCTGAACGCGTTGGAACTGAACGGTAGCACCGTTGAGAAAACCCGCGAAGAGTTGATCGCCAAGATCGGTGAGAACATTTCTGTGCGTCGCTTCACCATTGTCGAAGGTGACAACCTGGGTGCCTACACTCACGGTTCTCGCATCGGTGTATTGACGGTACTGAAAGGTGGTGACGACGAGCTGGCAAAAGATGTTGCCATGCACGTAGCCGCGTCGCAGCCTCAGTTTGTTAAGCCCGAGCAGGTACCGGCTGAAGTGGTTGAGAAAGAGAAGGCCATCCAGATCGACATCGCCATGCAAAGCGGCAAGCCGGCGGAGATCGCTGAGAAAATGGTAGCCGGCCGCATGAAGAAATTCACCGGTGAAATCAGCCTGACGGGTCAGCCTTTCGTTAAGGACCCTTCCATGAGTGTAGGCGAGCTGCTGAAGTCGAAAGACGCAGACGTTGAAAACTTTATCCGCTATGAAGTGGGTGAAGGCATGGAGAAGAAAGACGAAGACTTTGCCGCCGAAGTTCAGGCGCAAATGGAAGCCGCCAAGAAATAA
- the rpsB gene encoding 30S ribosomal protein S2, producing the protein MANVSMRDMLQAGVHFGHQTRYWNPKMKPFIFGARNKVHIINLEKTVPMFNDALNYLSGVAAKKGKILFVGTKRAAGDAVKEAAQRCDQYYVNKRWLGGMLTNWKTVRQSIKRLKDLEQQSQDGTFDKLTKKEALMLTREMEKLESSLGGIKNMGGLPDVLFVIDAEHEHNAIKEARNLGIPVVSVVDTNSDPDGVDYVIPGNDDAIRAVQLYLDAAATAVSEGSEQNLEAQAEHDDFVEAAD; encoded by the coding sequence ATGGCAAATGTATCTATGCGTGACATGCTGCAAGCCGGCGTGCATTTCGGTCACCAAACCCGCTACTGGAATCCGAAGATGAAGCCTTTCATTTTCGGTGCTCGTAACAAGGTTCATATCATCAACCTGGAAAAAACCGTGCCTATGTTCAACGATGCGTTGAACTATCTGTCAGGCGTTGCGGCGAAGAAAGGTAAAATTCTGTTTGTGGGCACTAAGCGTGCTGCAGGCGATGCGGTGAAAGAAGCAGCTCAGCGTTGCGACCAATACTATGTGAACAAGCGTTGGTTGGGCGGCATGCTGACCAACTGGAAAACCGTTCGTCAGTCCATCAAGCGTCTGAAGGATCTGGAGCAACAGTCTCAGGACGGTACCTTTGACAAGTTGACCAAGAAAGAAGCCCTGATGCTGACTCGTGAAATGGAAAAGCTGGAGTCCAGCCTGGGTGGTATCAAGAACATGGGCGGTCTGCCTGATGTATTGTTCGTGATCGACGCCGAGCACGAGCACAATGCCATCAAAGAAGCGCGTAACCTGGGTATCCCGGTTGTGTCTGTGGTTGATACTAACTCTGACCCAGACGGCGTGGACTACGTGATTCCGGGCAACGACGACGCCATCCGTGCCGTTCAGCTGTACCTGGATGCCGCCGCTACCGCAGTTAGCGAAGGCAGCGAGCAAAACCTGGAAGCTCAGGCTGAACACGACGACTTCGTTGAAGCCGCTGACTGA
- the map gene encoding type I methionyl aminopeptidase, which translates to MTATIKTPEEIEKMRVAGKLASEVLDMIGPYVKKGVTTGELDKICHDYIVNEQQAIPAPLNYHGFPKSICTSVNHVICHGIPSDKKLKDGDIINIDVTVIKDGYHGDTSKMFVVGKPSIMAERLIRVTQECLYKGIKLVRPGTRLGDIGHVIQQHAESHDYSIVREYCGHGIGKEFHEDPQVVHYGRPGTGMELEAGMCFTIEPMVNAGKRHSKLLKDDWTVVTKDRSLSAQWEHTLLVTDNGCEILTLRSDEDIDRVLVND; encoded by the coding sequence TTGACTGCGACTATTAAAACGCCGGAAGAAATTGAAAAAATGCGCGTCGCCGGGAAGCTGGCGTCAGAAGTGCTCGATATGATCGGACCTTATGTGAAAAAGGGCGTCACCACGGGCGAACTGGACAAGATCTGCCACGATTATATTGTCAATGAACAGCAGGCCATTCCCGCCCCCTTAAACTACCATGGCTTTCCCAAGTCCATCTGTACGTCGGTAAACCATGTAATCTGTCATGGCATTCCGTCCGATAAGAAACTTAAAGATGGCGATATCATCAATATCGATGTCACTGTGATCAAAGATGGTTATCACGGTGACACCTCCAAGATGTTCGTGGTAGGCAAGCCTTCCATTATGGCCGAACGACTGATTCGGGTAACTCAGGAATGCTTGTATAAGGGCATCAAGCTGGTCAGGCCAGGCACCCGGCTTGGCGACATCGGCCATGTCATTCAGCAACACGCCGAATCTCATGACTACTCCATTGTGCGTGAATATTGCGGGCACGGTATCGGCAAGGAATTCCATGAAGACCCTCAGGTGGTTCACTATGGCCGCCCCGGCACAGGCATGGAACTGGAAGCGGGCATGTGTTTTACCATCGAGCCTATGGTCAATGCGGGCAAACGCCACTCCAAGTTACTGAAAGACGACTGGACCGTAGTCACCAAGGATCGCAGCCTGAGCGCCCAATGGGAACACACTCTACTGGTCACAGACAACGGCTGTGAAATCCTGACCCTGCGTAGCGACGAAGACATCGATCGCGTACTGGTCAACGACTAA
- the glnD gene encoding [protein-PII] uridylyltransferase — MHSLLSQIKQINVADNTAAFKACVENSYQWLEENAGMMEIESLVTGRATFVDTLLRQAWKLRGLHERKELALIAVGGYGRGQLQPYSDVDLLILTRRTPDKALQEALTEFVTFLWDIGLDIGQSVRTVNQTLKLAKDDVTIATNLIEARRLIGCEETFNALQIKMQGDKVWSSKAFFLAKLEEQQRRHARFNGTAYNLEPNIKENPGCLRDIQTIGWVAKKHFSVLKGQELVEHGYFTEREFTELKDCRNHLWRMRFTLHLVAGRSENRLLFDYQPEVAERLGYGDQGKASVEKMMKAFFRQLTRITELSEMLLQRFSHDTLNTKIKRTEVIDDDFELTDGLLHARHDEVFPDPESLLDFLRVIADTPQVIGLHSNTLRLLRQARRRFRRIPLTEHPSCRERFMALMAHPDFFGLAWDMAHKHGIMHAYLPEWNQIVGMMQFDLFHAYTVDEHTHRLVKHIYRYTLPDAVKTFPRCHRIMQEMDDPQILYIAAIFHDIGKGRGGDHSKLGAADLARFCQQHGIGQKETALAVWLVENHLLMSVTAQRRDIYDPDVIREFAAKVRSVDYLDHLYVLTLADIRATNDNLWNDWKASLLRELYMMTKKAIETGEEYHIDMQAQSQKHQQDALLRLQDSHIDDDLVHQFWHRLDEHYFIRFKPRQLVWHAQMIAEHQQLEGREMVVAFNDNTSKAGTELILYTRNRPSLFAQVASVLDSRNCSIHDAQIMTIDDGYVFDSFIILDDDGERIASPSRQRSLIEAIRTQLLKTSDQHTNNRKMSRRMKQLNVPTKMRFFTNKNDMTILELEALDAPGLLATISQEFICQDIHLHMAKISTIGERAEDVFLLTNHLDQALSQHQQLSLKNALTSLLDQHNNGETCHN; from the coding sequence ATGCACAGTCTGCTCAGCCAAATCAAACAGATCAATGTGGCCGACAATACCGCGGCCTTTAAGGCCTGTGTAGAAAACAGCTATCAATGGCTGGAAGAAAACGCCGGCATGATGGAGATCGAATCTCTGGTGACCGGCCGGGCCACCTTTGTCGATACGCTGTTACGACAGGCCTGGAAGCTGCGAGGTTTGCATGAGCGTAAAGAGCTGGCGTTGATCGCCGTGGGCGGATATGGCCGTGGCCAGTTGCAACCCTACTCGGATGTCGATCTGCTGATCCTGACCCGGCGCACGCCTGATAAAGCCCTGCAAGAAGCGTTAACTGAATTCGTGACCTTCTTATGGGATATCGGCCTGGATATCGGCCAGTCAGTGCGTACCGTCAATCAAACCCTCAAGCTGGCCAAGGACGATGTCACCATCGCCACCAATTTGATTGAGGCGCGACGCCTGATCGGCTGTGAAGAAACCTTTAACGCCCTGCAAATTAAAATGCAGGGTGACAAAGTCTGGTCCAGCAAGGCCTTTTTTCTGGCCAAGCTCGAAGAGCAGCAAAGACGCCATGCACGCTTTAACGGCACCGCGTACAACCTCGAGCCCAATATTAAAGAAAATCCCGGCTGCCTAAGAGATATTCAGACCATCGGCTGGGTGGCCAAGAAGCACTTTAGCGTTCTCAAGGGGCAGGAGCTGGTCGAACACGGCTACTTCACCGAGCGAGAATTTACCGAACTTAAAGACTGTCGCAATCATCTGTGGCGTATGCGCTTTACTTTGCACCTGGTAGCCGGTCGTAGCGAAAATCGTTTATTGTTTGATTATCAACCGGAGGTGGCCGAGCGACTCGGCTATGGCGATCAGGGCAAGGCCTCGGTGGAAAAGATGATGAAGGCTTTTTTCCGCCAACTGACACGTATCACCGAACTCAGTGAGATGCTGTTGCAACGCTTTAGTCACGATACCCTGAACACCAAGATAAAGCGCACCGAGGTTATCGATGACGACTTCGAGCTCACCGATGGTCTTTTGCACGCCCGTCATGACGAGGTGTTTCCGGATCCGGAAAGCCTGCTGGATTTTTTGCGCGTCATCGCCGATACGCCTCAGGTTATCGGTCTTCATTCCAACACCTTGCGTCTGTTGCGTCAGGCTCGCCGTCGTTTTCGCCGCATTCCCCTGACCGAACATCCCTCGTGCCGGGAGCGGTTTATGGCCTTAATGGCTCATCCGGACTTTTTCGGCCTGGCCTGGGACATGGCCCATAAGCACGGCATCATGCACGCCTACCTGCCAGAATGGAACCAGATCGTCGGTATGATGCAGTTTGACCTGTTCCACGCCTATACGGTAGACGAGCATACCCATCGCCTTGTGAAACACATCTATCGTTATACCCTGCCAGACGCAGTTAAAACTTTTCCGCGCTGTCATCGCATTATGCAGGAAATGGACGACCCTCAGATCCTTTACATCGCGGCCATTTTTCATGATATCGGCAAGGGGCGCGGTGGCGATCATTCCAAGCTGGGGGCTGCCGATCTGGCGCGCTTCTGCCAACAGCATGGCATTGGTCAGAAGGAAACCGCCTTAGCCGTATGGTTGGTGGAAAACCACCTGTTGATGTCGGTAACCGCTCAACGTCGCGATATTTATGATCCGGACGTGATCCGCGAGTTTGCCGCCAAGGTTCGCAGTGTGGATTACCTGGACCATCTTTATGTATTAACACTGGCCGATATCCGTGCCACCAATGACAATCTCTGGAACGACTGGAAGGCCTCGCTGTTGCGTGAGCTGTATATGATGACCAAGAAGGCCATCGAAACCGGCGAAGAATACCATATTGATATGCAGGCCCAGTCCCAGAAGCATCAACAGGATGCGCTGCTGCGCCTGCAGGACAGTCACATCGACGATGATTTGGTGCATCAGTTCTGGCATCGCCTGGATGAGCATTACTTTATCCGGTTTAAGCCCCGCCAACTGGTGTGGCACGCCCAGATGATTGCCGAGCACCAGCAACTGGAAGGCCGGGAAATGGTAGTGGCCTTTAATGACAATACCTCAAAAGCCGGTACCGAGCTGATTCTTTACACCCGTAATCGCCCGAGCCTGTTTGCTCAGGTCGCCTCGGTACTGGACAGCCGAAATTGCTCGATACATGACGCCCAGATCATGACCATCGATGATGGCTATGTGTTCGACAGTTTTATCATTCTGGATGACGACGGTGAGCGTATTGCCTCGCCCTCTCGTCAACGTAGCCTGATTGAGGCCATTCGTACTCAATTACTGAAAACCAGTGACCAGCACACCAACAACCGCAAGATGTCACGGCGCATGAAACAATTGAATGTGCCCACCAAAATGCGCTTTTTTACCAACAAGAATGATATGACCATTCTGGAATTGGAGGCGCTGGACGCACCGGGACTGTTGGCGACCATTAGCCAGGAGTTCATCTGTCAGGACATCCATCTGCACATGGCCAAAATCAGTACCATCGGTGAGCGTGCCGAAGACGTGTTTCTGTTAACCAACCACCTGGATCAGGCACTGTCACAGCACCAGCAACTCAGCCTGAAAAACGCCTTAACTTCTCTTTTAGATCAACATAACAACGGTGAGACATGTCACAACTAA
- the dapD gene encoding 2,3,4,5-tetrahydropyridine-2,6-dicarboxylate N-succinyltransferase, with amino-acid sequence MSQLKTTIEKAFETRDQWTAETADPAVKDAVTEAIAMLNQGTARVAEKVAGEWVVHQWLKKAVLLFFKLHDNELIEGAESQYFDKVPLKYNGYSDQRFREEGVRIVPPAAVRTGSYIGKNVVVMPSYVNIGAYVGEGAMVDTWATVGSCAQIGNNVHLSGGVGIGGVLEPLQANPTIIEDNCFIGARSEIVEGVIVEEGAVISMGVYIGQSTRIFDRETGEVHYGRVPAGSVVVPGTLPSKDGKCSLYAAIIVKKVDAKTRAKVGINALLRNAE; translated from the coding sequence ATGTCACAACTAAAAACCACAATTGAAAAGGCCTTTGAAACCCGCGACCAGTGGACGGCCGAGACCGCCGACCCAGCAGTTAAAGATGCCGTCACTGAAGCCATCGCCATGCTGAATCAGGGGACCGCCCGCGTGGCAGAGAAAGTAGCCGGAGAATGGGTTGTCCATCAATGGCTGAAAAAAGCCGTTCTGCTGTTTTTCAAACTGCATGATAACGAACTTATTGAGGGTGCCGAGAGCCAGTACTTTGATAAGGTCCCCCTCAAATACAATGGCTACAGCGACCAGCGCTTTCGAGAAGAAGGCGTTCGCATTGTGCCGCCAGCGGCCGTGCGAACAGGCTCTTACATCGGTAAGAACGTGGTGGTGATGCCCTCCTACGTCAATATCGGCGCCTATGTGGGCGAAGGCGCTATGGTCGATACCTGGGCGACTGTCGGCTCATGCGCCCAGATCGGCAATAACGTGCACCTGTCCGGTGGCGTAGGCATTGGTGGGGTACTTGAGCCACTGCAGGCCAACCCCACCATTATCGAAGACAACTGCTTTATTGGCGCTCGCTCAGAAATCGTCGAGGGCGTCATCGTTGAGGAAGGCGCAGTGATTTCCATGGGCGTTTATATCGGTCAAAGCACGCGCATTTTTGATCGCGAAACAGGTGAAGTTCACTATGGTCGGGTTCCTGCCGGTTCTGTCGTTGTGCCAGGCACTCTGCCCTCTAAAGATGGCAAATGCAGTCTGTATGCCGCCATTATTGTCAAGAAGGTCGACGCTAAAACCCGCGCCAAGGTAGGCATCAATGCCCTGTTAAGAAACGCCGAGTAA
- a CDS encoding substrate-binding periplasmic protein has product MRLMLISLSLLLLACHTVQARTITIASGITAPYTSPKLPEQGYVNHVVREAFASQGYTVSFVYLPWARAYEEALSGRFDATSYWYNSQWREKDFHYSQPVISERLVFFRRQSDGPQLWQNLDDFKDLRIGLTRGYTYTKELWALAERSPERFSVVNTDRQNLTMLALGRIDLFPVDEITGWHLAESYLAPEQARRLETLPRPLNVVEGHVLFPKAKAVSRSLLNSFNKGLNELIENGRMSELEEQLVTGFYSQPIEAGRQTQ; this is encoded by the coding sequence ATGCGTTTAATGCTTATAAGCCTTAGTCTTCTGCTTTTAGCCTGCCATACCGTTCAAGCTCGCACGATTACCATCGCCTCTGGTATTACGGCACCCTACACTTCCCCCAAACTGCCGGAACAAGGCTATGTCAATCATGTCGTCCGCGAGGCCTTCGCCAGCCAGGGCTATACCGTAAGTTTTGTTTACCTGCCGTGGGCGCGGGCCTATGAAGAAGCGCTGTCAGGCCGGTTCGATGCTACGTCTTACTGGTACAACAGCCAATGGCGCGAGAAAGATTTTCACTATAGCCAGCCGGTCATTTCCGAGCGGCTGGTGTTTTTCCGCCGTCAGTCCGATGGCCCGCAGCTATGGCAAAACCTAGATGACTTTAAGGACCTGCGTATCGGCCTGACCCGAGGATATACCTATACCAAAGAGCTATGGGCCTTGGCGGAGCGCTCGCCAGAGCGGTTTTCAGTGGTTAATACAGACAGGCAGAACCTGACAATGCTGGCGTTGGGACGCATCGATCTCTTTCCGGTGGACGAAATTACCGGGTGGCACCTGGCAGAATCATATCTGGCTCCGGAGCAGGCTCGCCGTCTGGAGACCCTTCCCCGACCGCTCAACGTAGTGGAAGGTCACGTGTTATTCCCTAAGGCCAAAGCCGTCAGCCGTTCACTGCTTAATAGCTTTAACAAAGGGCTTAACGAGTTGATCGAAAATGGCAGGATGAGTGAACTGGAGGAGCAATTGGTGACCGGCTTTTATTCTCAACCGATAGAAGCCGGCCGTCAGACTCAATAA
- a CDS encoding flavodoxin domain-containing protein: MAQQISVFYGSVYGNAQQVAEEAADTLTALGYRVDLLDDPQVSDFQEAQEVLFISSTTGQGDIPPNLEPFILDLESRFPLLDGRKFAVVALGDSSYGETYCGAGRRIYELMEELMGTPRTQLLEVDAIETLEPTEEVLPWIKQYY, from the coding sequence ATGGCGCAACAAATCAGTGTGTTTTACGGCAGTGTTTATGGCAATGCTCAACAAGTGGCCGAAGAAGCGGCCGATACTCTGACTGCACTGGGCTATCGGGTCGACTTGCTGGATGACCCTCAGGTCAGTGACTTCCAGGAAGCGCAAGAGGTGCTGTTTATCAGCTCCACTACCGGTCAGGGAGACATCCCGCCCAACCTGGAGCCCTTTATTCTGGATCTTGAGTCCCGCTTTCCGCTATTGGACGGGCGAAAGTTTGCTGTGGTGGCCTTAGGCGATAGCAGCTATGGAGAGACCTATTGCGGCGCCGGGCGACGTATTTACGAGTTAATGGAGGAGCTGATGGGCACCCCTCGTACTCAGCTACTGGAAGTGGATGCCATAGAAACATTAGAGCCTACCGAAGAGGTTCTGCCCTGGATAAAGCAATATTATTGA
- the truC gene encoding tRNA pseudouridine(65) synthase TruC, protein MMLPLLYQDEYMVAVHKPAGLLVHRSLIDRHETEFAMQQVRDQIGQRVFTVHRLDKPTSGVLLMGLSSEAARRLTELFTSGQVDKTYRAMVRGFAPAEGLIDRPLKEKLDKLADKKARQDKPPQEARTRYRTLYQFELPFAVDRYATARYSYLELYPETGRKHQLRRHLSHINHPIVGDVNHGDNKQNRFLREQFGFQGLALTATRLSLPHPFTGDKLTLESDYDGRIDKLLAQWHSYRHSQDPSA, encoded by the coding sequence CTGATGTTACCGCTACTGTATCAGGATGAGTATATGGTGGCGGTGCACAAGCCCGCCGGATTACTGGTGCACCGCAGCCTGATCGATCGCCACGAAACTGAGTTTGCGATGCAGCAGGTCCGCGACCAAATAGGCCAACGGGTATTTACCGTGCACCGGCTGGATAAACCCACCTCCGGGGTATTATTAATGGGACTCAGTTCCGAGGCCGCACGACGTTTAACCGAACTCTTTACCTCCGGTCAGGTGGATAAGACCTACCGCGCAATGGTGCGCGGTTTTGCCCCGGCTGAGGGGCTGATTGACCGGCCATTAAAGGAAAAGCTGGATAAGCTGGCCGATAAAAAGGCCAGACAGGACAAGCCGCCTCAGGAGGCTCGTACGCGTTATCGTACTCTGTACCAGTTTGAATTGCCGTTTGCCGTCGATCGCTATGCAACTGCCCGCTATTCGTATTTGGAACTTTACCCCGAAACCGGGCGTAAACATCAGTTACGTCGTCATCTGTCCCATATCAACCATCCCATTGTGGGGGATGTGAATCATGGTGATAATAAGCAAAATCGCTTTTTACGGGAGCAATTTGGATTTCAGGGGTTGGCACTGACCGCCACTCGGTTAAGTCTGCCGCACCCTTTTACCGGCGACAAACTGACACTGGAGTCCGACTACGACGGGCGTATCGACAAATTGCTGGCACAATGGCACTCTTACCGCCATTCACAAGACCCATCGGCATAG
- a CDS encoding YqcC family protein — MSNPIAAEGLHLLQELEAAMRSRGLWSQTPPGAEALSSQAPFACDTLTFEQWLQFIFVPKLTALIEANEPLPGAMKILPMAQQSWRDTPDTQRVERVLARFDALYEEA, encoded by the coding sequence ATGTCTAACCCCATCGCCGCAGAAGGTTTGCATTTGCTGCAAGAGCTGGAGGCCGCCATGCGCTCACGTGGGCTCTGGAGCCAGACGCCGCCGGGCGCCGAAGCACTCTCCAGCCAGGCTCCTTTTGCCTGTGACACCCTGACCTTTGAACAGTGGTTACAGTTTATTTTTGTGCCCAAACTGACCGCGTTAATTGAAGCCAATGAGCCTTTGCCCGGGGCGATGAAAATATTGCCGATGGCGCAACAAAGCTGGCGGGATACCCCTGATACACAGAGGGTAGAACGAGTTCTGGCTAGGTTCGACGCGCTTTATGAGGAAGCCTGA
- a CDS encoding DUF3549 family protein, whose amino-acid sequence MSEISTISEFLLQSGCQYRVFDLGRGIRKLKAQEFMDIEANKVPHPYPRLGLAWFGIVFWNKQLSDQQYIWFLKLPLDEQGLLSSAARNQFLNIVVEALGAQMEVTKADSIPENPYTFTPGQQQMADFNSMVRKALSMPPSSFYEQACDYIRDPQAHDWQQLPLQGLADVIARLEETSELLCEQFESLNDTVQHSLLNSMENQPLGVSLTETLLDWIQRQPDNTAVHVALLRALTQSQARGLVHQHIARLLDSPMGAKSDCLIVISGRHWDYLEDEERLYDFMERLAKLESNIFVAVFADIVRLPSIRDKALAQLRRPDRSPQLSQAIEHLFRAMPS is encoded by the coding sequence ATGTCAGAGATCAGTACCATTAGTGAATTTCTGCTTCAGTCAGGCTGCCAATACCGCGTGTTTGATTTGGGCCGGGGCATTCGCAAGCTCAAGGCGCAAGAGTTCATGGACATTGAAGCCAACAAGGTACCGCACCCATACCCCCGTTTGGGACTGGCTTGGTTTGGTATTGTATTCTGGAATAAGCAGCTGTCCGACCAACAATACATCTGGTTTCTCAAGTTGCCGCTGGATGAACAAGGACTGCTGTCCAGCGCTGCACGCAACCAGTTTTTAAATATTGTCGTCGAGGCGCTTGGTGCACAGATGGAAGTCACCAAGGCCGATTCTATCCCCGAGAACCCTTATACCTTTACTCCCGGCCAGCAGCAGATGGCGGACTTTAACAGCATGGTACGTAAGGCTTTGTCCATGCCGCCCTCCTCATTCTATGAGCAAGCCTGTGATTACATTCGAGACCCACAAGCGCACGACTGGCAGCAGTTACCATTGCAGGGACTGGCCGATGTCATCGCCCGTCTTGAGGAGACCAGTGAGCTTTTGTGCGAGCAGTTTGAAAGCTTAAATGACACCGTACAGCACAGCCTGCTTAACTCCATGGAAAACCAACCACTGGGCGTGTCTCTGACCGAGACGTTGCTGGACTGGATTCAGCGTCAGCCGGACAATACCGCGGTGCATGTGGCACTATTAAGGGCGCTGACCCAGTCTCAGGCTCGGGGGTTGGTACATCAACATATCGCCCGCCTGCTTGACTCCCCTATGGGCGCTAAGTCCGATTGTTTGATCGTGATTTCGGGTCGGCACTGGGATTACCTGGAGGACGAAGAGCGCCTGTATGACTTTATGGAGCGTCTGGCAAAGCTTGAAAGTAATATTTTTGTGGCCGTATTTGCCGATATCGTGCGCCTGCCCAGTATCAGGGATAAAGCCCTGGCTCAGCTGCGCAGGCCCGACCGCAGTCCCCAATTGAGCCAGGCCATCGAGCACCTGTTTCGGGCCATGCCTTCATGA
- a CDS encoding DUF3301 domain-containing protein, giving the protein MMLLNILLLALVVAIALQFWRIRAISEAAGDYLRSYCQQQGLQLVSFARKRTRLTSVKGKPDWQCEFQFDFSTNGEDVYQGWVKMKGKYVVATELPVHRYHHNE; this is encoded by the coding sequence ATGATGCTGCTAAATATATTGCTGCTGGCTCTGGTGGTCGCCATTGCTTTGCAATTTTGGCGGATCCGGGCGATTAGTGAAGCCGCGGGGGACTATTTGCGGAGTTATTGTCAGCAACAGGGGTTGCAGCTGGTCTCTTTTGCCCGCAAACGAACGCGTTTAACCAGTGTTAAGGGCAAGCCCGACTGGCAGTGCGAGTTCCAGTTTGATTTTTCTACCAATGGGGAAGATGTTTACCAGGGGTGGGTAAAGATGAAAGGCAAGTATGTGGTTGCCACCGAATTGCCCGTGCACCGCTACCATCACAACGAGTGA
- a CDS encoding DUF962 domain-containing protein, giving the protein MSFKSFADFYPYYLQEHSDKRCRALHYIGSTLVLGILVYSLWNRWWWGLLLMPVVGYGFAWIGHFLFEHNRPATFRHPWYSLLGDWVMYKDAGLGLLGVDSQLQRMKQQQSSSENSATGD; this is encoded by the coding sequence ATGAGCTTTAAGTCATTCGCTGATTTCTATCCCTACTACCTTCAGGAGCACAGCGACAAACGCTGCCGGGCCCTGCATTATATTGGCAGTACACTGGTGCTGGGGATTCTGGTCTACAGCCTCTGGAATCGCTGGTGGTGGGGATTATTACTGATGCCTGTGGTCGGCTATGGATTTGCCTGGATTGGTCACTTTCTCTTTGAACACAATCGGCCTGCAACCTTCCGACATCCGTGGTACAGCTTATTAGGCGATTGGGTCATGTATAAGGATGCCGGGTTGGGCCTGTTGGGTGTGGATTCCCAATTACAGCGCATGAAACAGCAACAGTCCTCTTCTGAAAATTCTGCGACGGGTGATTAA